In Candidatus Methylomirabilota bacterium, the genomic window AGGTTGAAGGGCGGCATGTTGCTCCGCGGGAAGCCGAGTTCGGGATCCTGCGCCACGCTGAACGGCGTGGCCGGCTTCGGCGTGGTCGGCGTCGCGAGGACGTCCACGGTCTTCAAAACCTCCGCCGTCTCGCGGCAGAGCGTCGCGCGGATGCGCTGCGCCTGGGTGTACTCCGAGGCGCTGACGAGGGCGCCCGTCAGGATGCGCTCGCGCACGACGTCGCCGTAGAGCTCCGGATGCTCGCGAATGTCGCGCTCGTGGTAGGCGAAGGCCTCCGCCATCAGGATCAGGAGGAACGAGGGCGTCGCGTGAATGCTCGGGATCTCGACGTCGCTCACCTCGGCGCCGAGCCCGCGAAGCGTACGGAGCGCCTCCTCGAACGCGCGCGCGACTTCGGGATCGACCCCCTCGAAGAAGTAGGCGCGCGGCACGCCGATCCTGAGGCCGCGGACGTCGCGACCGAGCGGCGCCAGGTAATCGTCGACCGGCGCGCGGCTCGACGCCGGATCGGCGGGATCGTGACCGGCCATCGCCTGCAGGAGGTACGCGCAGTCCTCCACGGTGCGCGCCATCGGCCCCGTGTGGTCGAGGGTCCAGGAGAGCGTCAGGACGCCCGCGCGGCTCACGCGCCCGTACGTCGGCTTGAGCCCGACGATGCCGCAGAAGGCGGCCGGCCCGCGGATCGAGCCGCCGGTGTCCGAGCCCGTGGCGCCGACGACGAGCCCGGCGGCGAGCGCGGCGCCGGAGCCGCTCGACGAGCCGCCCGGGATGTGGTCGCGGTTCCAGGGATTGCGCGCCGGCGCGAAGCGGTGGCCGGGGAGCTGGATCCCGAACGCGAATTCGTGGGTGATGAGCTTGCCGAGGAGCACGGTGCCGGCGTCGCGCCAGCGCCGCACGCACGTGGCCTCGTCCTCGGGGATCCAGTCGGCGAGGAGCGCCGAGCCGCCCGTCGTCCGGATGCCGCGCGTGAGATAGATGTCCTTGTGGCCGACCGGAATGCCGAGCAGCGGGCGCGCGTCGCCGCGGCCCAGCGCCTCCTCGGCCGCGCGCGCGTCGGCGAGGGCGCGCTCGGCGGTCAGGGTCACGAAGGCGTGGAGCGCGTCGTCGAGCTTCTCGATCCGCGCGAGCAGCGCGCGCGTCACCTCGACGGGCGAGAGCTCGCGCTTCCGGTAGCGCGCGCCGAGCTCGCGGATGGTCGCGTAGGCGATCGCGTCACTCATGGGACGCCTCGCGCGCCGGGGCGAACCGCACCGCCGGCTCCTCCGTCTTGATCGCTCGCGAGTCCAGCGCGCGCACCGGGGCGAGCGCGTCGCCCAGAAGCTTCCG contains:
- a CDS encoding amidase; protein product: MSDAIAYATIRELGARYRKRELSPVEVTRALLARIEKLDDALHAFVTLTAERALADARAAEEALGRGDARPLLGIPVGHKDIYLTRGIRTTGGSALLADWIPEDEATCVRRWRDAGTVLLGKLITHEFAFGIQLPGHRFAPARNPWNRDHIPGGSSSGSGAALAAGLVVGATGSDTGGSIRGPAAFCGIVGLKPTYGRVSRAGVLTLSWTLDHTGPMARTVEDCAYLLQAMAGHDPADPASSRAPVDDYLAPLGRDVRGLRIGVPRAYFFEGVDPEVARAFEEALRTLRGLGAEVSDVEIPSIHATPSFLLILMAEAFAYHERDIREHPELYGDVVRERILTGALVSASEYTQAQRIRATLCRETAEVLKTVDVLATPTTPKPATPFSVAQDPELGFPRSNMPPFNLTGLPTLALPCGFSASGLPLSLQLAGRPFEEGTVLRVGHAYERATAWHTRRPPV